In the Candidatus Cloacimonas acidaminovorans str. Evry genome, one interval contains:
- a CDS encoding polysaccharide deacetylase family protein: MKIATTPRVLYYHIVADKFPEIYPNGISVSNFFRQLGQLKRRGYKFRSLSEVLANPKKFNAKDIVLTFDDGFSANYPVLMYLGKEYNIKPTVFLIGKCIDNKEMAWNHKLLLMKRYCSPVKLSAQIDNYVPGATISSFFSRIEMSEKDTVTDFLWKEVMPFSESDYLQKHKPFLSLTQMKSLQKAGVEFGIHSWSHPDFSRLIYPEAYTELDLCFKQMEELSVPCKRYFAYPYGRPAQNEIETRLIKNFQLSATFGISYGLGDNSLPYTRWQRIKMDGRKLTNQQQFLLMPWLRSIKASRFNFF, translated from the coding sequence ATGAAGATAGCTACTACTCCCCGAGTCCTTTACTACCATATTGTAGCCGATAAATTCCCGGAAATTTATCCTAATGGTATTAGTGTCTCCAATTTTTTTAGGCAATTGGGACAACTAAAACGCCGGGGATATAAATTCCGGTCGTTAAGTGAAGTTTTAGCAAATCCGAAAAAATTTAACGCTAAAGACATAGTTCTAACTTTTGATGACGGTTTTTCAGCTAACTATCCTGTTCTTATGTATTTAGGTAAAGAGTATAATATTAAGCCGACTGTTTTTTTGATTGGTAAATGCATTGATAACAAAGAAATGGCATGGAATCATAAATTGCTTTTAATGAAACGCTATTGTTCGCCGGTAAAACTTTCAGCGCAAATAGACAATTATGTTCCCGGAGCAACAATATCATCTTTTTTTTCCCGCATTGAAATGTCTGAAAAAGATACCGTTACCGATTTCCTTTGGAAGGAAGTTATGCCTTTTTCAGAAAGCGATTATCTCCAAAAACATAAACCCTTTCTTTCGCTTACCCAGATGAAAAGTTTACAAAAAGCCGGTGTGGAATTTGGCATCCACAGCTGGTCTCATCCAGATTTTTCGCGTTTAATTTATCCTGAAGCATATACCGAGCTTGATTTGTGCTTTAAACAAATGGAAGAATTATCCGTACCTTGTAAGCGTTATTTTGCCTATCCTTATGGTCGCCCTGCCCAAAATGAAATAGAAACAAGATTGATTAAAAATTTTCAGCTCTCTGCCACTTTTGGAATCAGCTATGGTCTTGGTGATAACAGTTTACCCTATACACGCTGGCAAAGAATTAAAATGGATGGTAGGAAATTAACCAATCAGCAACAGTTCCTGCTTATGCCCTGGTTGCGTTCCATAAAAGCATCCAGGTTTAATTTTTTCTGA